The Flavobacterium faecale genomic sequence TTTTTTTCGATCAAATAATCAAATGCTTTTTCAAGATCGGTTTTGTTTTGATCAGGCGTATGTATTATTTCTATCGGGTATTGTTTCTCTTTGTAATAATTGGGATCAAATCCACGGTCAAAGTCACCTAATAAAACATCAACCTTGATATCTAATTTCATGACACGTTCCATTGCCGAATCAAGTACGATTACGATTGGAGACCATTCTAATAACTGACCTAATAATTCAGGGTTACAAGCCGCCCCATTGGCAATTATTAATGCTGGTTCTTGATCGTCTCTTACAATATGATGTGATGACATAGGTGTTGTTTGATGGGTAAAGATACTGAAATTCCAATTGCGCTATTTTGAATTATCGAATGACATGCAAGCAGAAGTAAACTTCTATTTTGTTTTTTTTCGAAAATTCTAATTCACAAGATTATTTGATGGTAAACACACGACTGTCTATTTCGGTCAATGCAAAATAACCCAAAGCATAATTATCCTTGTTGGTTGTGTTAATGATGTTTCCACGTACCGTTGCAGGTGGCGCTTGAAAGGGACCGCCGCTACTCCCGCCAGCAATACTTATTAGGATACTCATATAGTTATAATATGTTTTTGATATACCATAATGCGTAACGCTCACTTCGTCCCCGATTTTTAAATCATCATTTTGAGACAAGCTAAAGAATTTGTTGCCTTGAAAAAAGGTATCTATGTCACCATAAAATGTCTGAGTTACTTGACCGGTATAACTGTATTGGTACAAATAGTAATTGGTCTCTGGTGCAGGATCAGTAAAGTATGTTTTAAGTTGAATGTCTTTACCTGTAAATCCACCGTCGTTTTTTTGCTCGATTTCATCAATGGGAGCAACCGATTTTAATATTTCGGAGGCAGTATACGTTTGTCCGTTAGCAATTACGGTTAGCGTATAGGTTTCATTGATTTTAGGAACAAAATTAGAGCAACCGTATTCGCCAGATGTTGCAATTTCGTTAAAGGTGAAAACGGTATTACTACTATTTTTCACTGTTATTTTCGCACCAGATACCGTCGGAATGATGTTTGAAAAATAAGATGTAGTAGTGGTTAATTTGATCTTTTGGTTATTTCCTGCTGTTCCTTTTTGCCATTTTATGGTGGCTTCGATAACTAGTTTTGGCGCTGCTGTATCTAGGTCAACTTGAACAACCTCTTCGCAACTACTAGATACTAGTGTTACAATAAAGAGTAGGAGTAGGGATATCTTTTTCATTTTCTTAAAATTTAAAATTATAACTTACTGCTGGCACCATTCCGAATATCGAAGTTCTAACGGCTTCATTGGTACCTGTATCAGAGTTTTGTCTAAAATTGATCGAAGCAGCATTCTTACGGTTATAAAGGTTGTAGATACTAAATACCCATTCACCTTTCCAATCTCTATCTTTATTTTTTGTTGGAGTTAGGGTTGCAGAAACATCAAGATGGTGATAAGCAGGTAATCGGTTTTCGTTTCGTAAACCATAGCTCGGTACAACAATACCAGAATAAGAATATTGCCCATTTGGATACGTTACAGGTTGCCCTGTTTGCAATACGAAATTGGCGCCAAAAGTCCATTTTTCACTTTTTTTGTAAGCTGCTGTTACGGCGAGATTATGCGTTTTATCATATATCGAGTTGTACCAGTTACCATTGTTTATTCCTATTTCGTCTGCTGTTCGTCCAGGGGTTTGTTGTTGTGATTTTGATAAGGTGTAGGAAATCCATCCATTTAATTTACCTTCATTTTTTCGAAACATAATTTCAAGCCCATAAGAACGCATTCGACCATTTAGAATAATTTGTTCTATAGCTTTGTTTGCAATCAAGTCGGCACCGTCAATATAGTCCAGTCTATTTTGTATTTTTTTGTAATAGGTTTCAATATCCAAAGAATACATATTATCACTGAAATTTTTAAAATACCCAACCGCGACTTGATCTGCTATTTGGGGTTTGATAAAATTGTCACTCGGTGTCCAAACGTCTAGTGGAGTAGGCGAGGAGGTGTTGGAGATGAGCTGCAGGTATTGCACCATTCGATTATAACTACCCTTAAGCGAACTGTCTTCGTTGAGTTGGTATGAAAGTGCTAATCTTGGCTCGAGATAATTGTAGCTTTGAATTACTTTGTTTTTATTATAAAATTCGGTTCCAATTGGAGTCGCTTTCTCGTAAATCTGCTGATCTGCATTAAAGGTTACGGGGTTGTTATTCTCATAAATATTTACTGTTGATTGTCCTAATCTATAAAACATACTATATCGTAAACCATAGGTAACTGCTATGCGCTTAGAGATTTCTTGCTCGGCGCTTACATATAAGGCAGGTTCGAAAGCGTATTTTTTGTCTAATTGGTCAAAGTTAATTCCGGAATCAAGATTAGAAGGCTTGATTGTTCCTGGATTGAAAGAATAGTAAATTGCATTAAGGCCATAACTAAGTTTGAATTTGTCTGAAATATAGTTTTTAAAGTCATATTTCAAGTTATAATTCTTGATCCCAGAGTCCCATTTAAAACCAACAAAATCAAGATCTAAACCATAATAATAATCACTGTAAATAAGTGATAGATTGGTGAATAATTTATCTGAGAAAAGGTGGTTCCATCTCAAATTTAAGGTAGCGTTCCCATAAGTATTGGAGAAACTCTTGCTAATGGCAAATACATCACGACCAAAATAACCAGAAAGATATAAGTTGTTGTTTTCGTTTAGTTTATAGCTCAATTTGGTGTTTAAGTCGTAAAAATAAGCAGTATTGTTTTTTTGATCTTCAGATAGTTTCAAAAATAAATGGGCGTAAGAACT encodes the following:
- a CDS encoding TonB-dependent receptor, whose product is MLNCKLFAFTLTFLFCLPIFAQTEDKATVSNQKFTLSGVISDSKNNETLIGVNLYVEETKSSINTNQYGFYSITLPQGSYTVQVSYIGFENVSKKITLDKNTRLNFNLSDSEEMLKEVIVTGTNTSTPIRKPEMSVNRLSISSIKKMPVVLGEVDVIKSLLLLPGVTNAGEGASGFNVRGGGADQNLILLDEATIFNSSHVFGFFSVFNPDAIKDLKLYKGGIPANFGGRASSVLDIYQKDGSSKSFHASGGIGLIASRILLEGPLVKNKGSFLIGGRSSYAHLFLKLSEDQKNNTAYFYDLNTKLSYKLNENNNLYLSGYFGRDVFAISKSFSNTYGNATLNLRWNHLFSDKLFTNLSLIYSDYYYGLDLDFVGFKWDSGIKNYNLKYDFKNYISDKFKLSYGLNAIYYSFNPGTIKPSNLDSGINFDQLDKKYAFEPALYVSAEQEISKRIAVTYGLRYSMFYRLGQSTVNIYENNNPVTFNADQQIYEKATPIGTEFYNKNKVIQSYNYLEPRLALSYQLNEDSSLKGSYNRMVQYLQLISNTSSPTPLDVWTPSDNFIKPQIADQVAVGYFKNFSDNMYSLDIETYYKKIQNRLDYIDGADLIANKAIEQIILNGRMRSYGLEIMFRKNEGKLNGWISYTLSKSQQQTPGRTADEIGINNGNWYNSIYDKTHNLAVTAAYKKSEKWTFGANFVLQTGQPVTYPNGQYSYSGIVVPSYGLRNENRLPAYHHLDVSATLTPTKNKDRDWKGEWVFSIYNLYNRKNAASINFRQNSDTGTNEAVRTSIFGMVPAVSYNFKF
- a CDS encoding DUF4249 domain-containing protein, with translation MKKISLLLLFIVTLVSSSCEEVVQVDLDTAAPKLVIEATIKWQKGTAGNNQKIKLTTTTSYFSNIIPTVSGAKITVKNSSNTVFTFNEIATSGEYGCSNFVPKINETYTLTVIANGQTYTASEILKSVAPIDEIEQKNDGGFTGKDIQLKTYFTDPAPETNYYLYQYSYTGQVTQTFYGDIDTFFQGNKFFSLSQNDDLKIGDEVSVTHYGISKTYYNYMSILISIAGGSSGGPFQAPPATVRGNIINTTNKDNYALGYFALTEIDSRVFTIK